A stretch of DNA from Arcobacter sp. LA11:
TTAATGTAAATCCAATATATACAAGTGCTAAATCAGAATTACTATGTGTTGAAACAAATGTTGCAATTTCACTTAAGTTTGTAGTTTGAGTTGCTCCATAAACTAGTACAACCCCTAATAAATAGAAGGCACCAATAAATGATCCTAAAACTAAGTATTTAAATATTGCTTCAATTCTTTTACTATCTTCTGAGTTATAACCAACCATGATATAAACTGCAAATGAAGCAACTTCTAATGCAATATATGCAGTAACTAACTCATTTGCATTTGCTAATAACATCATACCAAACAGTGCAAACATTAAAATTGAGAAGAACTCACCTTTAAAGTATGATCTTGCTTGGAAATAGTGTTCCCCAATAAGTAGTGTTAATAAAGTACCAATAATTAATAAAATATTAAAAAAGTTTGAAAAAGTATCAAATATAACTACATCATTGAATATTGAAGTATATGGTTTTACTGAATATAATTCTCCAAATGGAATAAATGCTAAAATTAAAGCTAACACTAATACAATAGAAGAAACGGTAATATATGTTTTTGTACTGAATTTATCTTCGTACATACTCATAAACATTAAACCAACTGCTGATATTAATATTAATACAGCAGGTAATATATGTATCATTTCACTCATTTTGTTGCTCCGATTTGTAAAATATCATTTAAATAATGAGTAACTGTTGGCTCAAATTTATCTATAAATACATCTGGATAAATACCCATTAAGAATACAAGAAAAACCCAAGGTGCTAATCCAACAATTTCTTTAATTTTTAAGTCTCTAAATTTAAGTGGTTCACCAACTCTATCTTGTAAAATTGCTCTTTGGAACATCCATAACATATATGAAGCACCAATAATAACTGTAAGAGCTGAAATATATCCTAGAGTGTGGTTAAATTCATAAATACCAAAGATAATTAATAATTCAGAAACAAAACCATTTGTTCCTGGTAATCCAACATTTGCAAAAAGCATAATTGCAAAAATTGTAGTAAATATTGGTGCACCTTTAGCAAGTCCACCTAAATCTTTAATAGTTTTATATCCTGTTTCATCATGAATTAAACCAACTAGTAAGAATAAAGCACCAGTTGCAATTGCATGAGCAATAATTAAATATAAAGCTCCATTAATACCAAAGGCATTAAGTGAGAAGATACCTGCTGCTATAAAACTTAAATGCGATGCAGAAGAATAAGCAAACATTCTTTTAATATCATCTTGCATAAGTGCAGCAATACCAAAGTAAATAAGACCAAATAATCCAATAAATACAAACCATGTTGAGAATTCTATATAAATCTCAGGAAAAATTGGAATTAAGAATCTAACTATTGCATATACCCCAAGTTTTGCCATAATAGAAGATAATAAGAAAACAGCACCAGTTGGAGCATTTTTATACGTTTCCATAATCCATGTATGTAATGGGAATATTGGAATCTTAATAGCAAATGCCGAAAGGAATGCTAAAAATAACCACATTTTTTCACTATAAGTTAAGATAGTTATATTAGTTAAGTTATCATATTGGAAAGACCAAATTCCAAACTCATTATGATAAGCAACTCCTAGGTATAAAATAGCTACGAACATTAATAAAGAACCAGCCATTGTATATACAGTTACTTTAATTGTTGTAAAGATTTTTTCACCAAATCCATAGATACCAATCATTAAGAATACAGGTAAAAGCATTACTTCCCAGAAGAAATAGAATAGAATAACATCTAATGCTAATAGTGTTCCTGTAACACCAGTTTGAACAAGAAGCATATTAATCCAATATCCTTTTGTTCTACCTTCCCATAATAATAGATATGCAGTAGGAATTAATATTGCAATCATCATTAAAATAGTTAATGAGAAACCATCAACACCAATATAATAATTAATACCATATGAAGCAATCCATGGTACATTTGTAACAAATTGCATACCTGCACTTGGTTCAAAATCAATGTAAATTTTAAGTACAAGTGCTAATATAACTGTTGTAGTTAAAAATGCAATATTTCTAACTGTCTCTACGTGTTTCGTAGTAATCATTAAACCAAAAGCAATAACTGCTGGTATAAAGATAATAAATGATAAAATATTTGCACTCATCTTATAGTCCTAAAGAAATATATAAATAAACAAATACACAACTCATACCAACTAACATGAAGGTTGCGTAAAATCTTACGTTTGCATTTTGTAATGCTGCAACTTTTTTACCAAAAGTGATAAACTGGTTACAAGTTCCCATAATAAAGCCATCAATAATTTTATCATCTAAAGTTTTATCAATAAAAGTTGAAACTTTTTTAGAAAATTGAACAAATATTCTGTCGTATAATTCATCAACATAGAATTTGTTTCCAATTAGACCGGTCTCTTCTTCTGGTTTAAATACATCAAATTCAGAGTATTTCTTGTATGCAACAAATATACCTGCTGATGCTACGGCTACAGATAAAATCATCAGAATCCATTCTGTTAAATGTGACATATGAATTTTATTTGAATTTAACATTGCTAACCAAGTATCAACCATATGCTCTCCACCTAATACTGTAGGCAGATTTAAATAACCAGCTCCTATTGCTCCCATTGCAAGAATTACAAGTGGAAAAGTAATAGTTTTAGATGTATATACATAATTTTCTAAGTGTTTATTTGGTGCAATAAATAAAATAAAGAACATTCTAAACATATAAAATGCAGTTAAAAATGCAGTGAACATTGCAATAATCCAGATTAGATATTGTCCTTCTTGGAATGCTGCTGCTAAGATTGCATCTTTAGAGAAGAAACCAGAAAGGAATGGAACACCTGAAATTGCTAATACACCAATAAAGAATGTAGCTTTAATAATAGGTAATTGTGCTCTGTGTTGTGCCATTTTAAAAATATTTTGTTCATGATGTAAGGCAATAATCATACCCCCTGCACCCATGAATAGCATCGCTTTAAAGAATGCATGTGTAAATACATGGAATAAACCAGATGAATAAAAACCAAGTCCAACAGCTATAAACATATAACCTAATTGAGACATAGTTGAATATGCAAGAATTTTTTTAATATCTGTTTGTCTTGTTGCAATAACTGCTGCTAATAATGCTGAAAATGCACCAATATATGCAATAAATGTACCAATTTCTTCAATCCCTGAATATAAGAAATGAAATCTTGCGACCATATATACACCGGCTGTTACCATTGTTGCAGCATGAATAAGTGCTGAAATTGGCGTAGGTCCAGCCATTGCATCTGGAAGCCACACATATAATGGAATTTGTGCTGATTTTCCCATCGCTCCTACAAATAGTAAGAAGCCTGATAATAGAAGTAATCCTGTTGAGGCATTAGATATATTTGCTTCAAGTGACGTAAAACTTAAGTTTACTTCTCCTAAAGCAAAGAATAATGTGATAATACCTAAAATGAATCCAAAGTCGCCAACTCTATTTGCAATAAATGCTTTGTTTCCAGCAATTACATTATCTTTATTATTGTAATAAAAAGCAATTAGTAAATAAGAACAAACTCCAACACCTTCCCATCCAATAAATAAAATTACAGGATTATCGGCTAATACTAAAATTAACATAGATGATAAAAATAGGTTAAAGTAAGCAAAGAATTTACCAAATCCATTATCTCCTGTCATATATCCAATTGCATAAATATGAATTAACCATCCTACAAAAGTTACAAACATAGACATGAAAATAGCTAAGTTATCTCCTAAGAATCCCATAGTAATATGTAAACTATCAATACTTAACCAAGTAAAAAGTTCTTGTTTATATGTAATCCCACCTTCTACCATATTTAAAAACAGACTAAGTGTAATTAAAAAAGCAATAAGAGGAGTCCCTGTACCAATAATAGAGAATACTAATTGGGGAACAGGTTTTTTCTTAATATGATAAAAATAAATTCCACCATTTAATATAGCACCTAATAAAGGAGCTAAGATAATCCATACTAACAGTGAAGTATCTATCATGCTTTCTCTCCTTGTGATAATGATGTAAAGATATCCGTATCAAGTGATTTTTTAGATCTGTATAAAAGAATAATTACAGAAAGAAAAATTGCAGCTTCCGCAGCAGCAATTGAAATTACCATAATAGTTATAATCTGTGGATCCATATTAAAATGATATCTTGCAAATGTTACTAAAAATAGATTAACTCCGTTTAACATTAATTCTATTGACATATAAATTACAAAAATATTTCTTCTTGCAATAACTCCTATAACTCCAATAGAAAAAAGAATCATAGAAACAAAAGCATATGATGTTAAACTAATCATGAATTTTCCTTATTTGTTTTTTTTCTTTTTGCTAATACTATTGAACCTACAAGTGCAACTAGCAATAAAATTGAAACAAGTTCAAATGATAAAATCCAGTCATTGTATAATTGAAGTCCAATTGGCTTAATATCTCCAAAATCACCTTCTTTAATATTCATATCTGCATTTGGTAAGTTTGAAACAGCTTTTAATATTACAACATTAAAAGGAATCATTACTAGTGCTCCAATACCAATTAAGAAGTATTTTTTGGGCTCTTTAGGAAGATTTTCTTCTTTAATATTAAGAAACATTAGTAAAAATAAAATCAATGTCATAATCGCACCAGCATATACAATAATTTGAACCATAAAAAGGAAAGTTGCATTTAATAGTGCAAATAGTCCCGCTACTGCTAAAATAGATACTAATAATCCCAGTGCTGAATACATTGGGTTTTTATATACTAACATCATAATTCCACCCATTATTGCTAAAAAACTAAGGGCAATAAAAATTAAATTACTCATTATCAAAATCCTTTGAACGTTCATTTGCCATTAAGTGTTTTTTATCTAATACAAAATCTTCTCTTTTACTAGCTGTAAAACTAAAGATACCAGTATCCATTCTAATTGCATCACATGGACAAGCTTCTACACAATATCCACAAAATACACACTCAAGTAAATCAATTTTGAACTCTTTAGGTCTTTTTTCTGCTACTTCATCAAATCTTTCTTCAGCTTCAATAAAAATACATTGAGCTGGACAAGCTGTTGCACACATATAGCACGCAACACATTTTTCACTTTCATCTTCCCATTTAGTTAGACGATGAACTCCCCTATATCTATCTGTAATATCATCAGGTTGAACTTCTGGATATTGCATAGTTTTTAGTTTTGATACATCACCTAAATTTTCTTTGAAGTGAGTGAAAGTTGTTTTCATTCCTCCAAAAATTGCTGGGATATATAATCTATCTTTTAACGACTTTCCATGTCTTGGTACAATTTTAATTCCCATATTAACTTCCTGTTGCTACAACGAATATAGCAGTAATTACGATATTTAAAATAGATAATGGAATTAATACTTTCCAACCTAACATTTGTAATTGGTCATATCTAAATCTTAGTAATGTCCATCTAATCCAAATGAATACTAAACTCATCATAAAGAATTTTGCAATAAATGTTCCAATTTGAATAATTGCTACAGCTATGTTAGTTCCATTTTCTCCAAGTCCAGCAACTAAGATCAAAACCATTCCAATCATTAATATTGCAGTGATTCCTAAAAATCCTTTTACAAGAATGTTCTTTTCTCTTTGTCTTTTATCATTTGCATCTAACCAATCGTAGTTTTTATTCATCCATTTAGTTAAAAAATATGCTTTTATTGGTAGTAAAACTAATAAAACAATTGCAACGATATTCATGTTATCTTTTAACATTACCGTATCAATCCATGGTAAGTTATAACCACCAAAGAATAGTGTTACAATAATTGCAGAGGAAGCTGACATTGCCGCATATTCACCTACTTGGAATAAACCAAATCTCATAGCTGAGTATTCAGTGTGATAACCTGCAACAATTTCTGATTCACCTTCAGCAATATCAAATGGAGTTCTATTTGTTTCAGCAAAAGCAGTAACAATAAAAATTAATGCAGCTAATGGTTGCATAAAAATTCCCCATGCTGGAATAAATCCAAAAATAACTCCACTTTGTGCATGTACCATATCACCTAAATGAATTGAACCATAAGTTAGTAATATTGAAATAATTGATAGTGCCATAGCAGCCTCATATGAAATAACTTGAGCTGATGCTCTAATTCCACCTAGTAAACCATATTTATTTTCAGATGAATAACCACCTAAAATAATACCAAATACTGAAAGACCAGCAAATGCTAAAAACCACATAATTCCAAGTGTTGTAGGAATAGCTTGCATCATTTGACTCTGTCCGTCAATAACAAGATCATCAGCAAATGGAATAACCGCAAATGTTAAAAATGATGCAATAAAAACAATTGCTGGTGCAATTGTATATAGAAATTTATATTTAATATGTGAAGGAGTAAAGTCCTCTTTAAAAACAAGTTTTAACATATCTGCAATTGCTTGAATTAAACCACCAAGTCTAATCCCACCAATATCACATCTGTTTGGCCCAGTTCTATCTTGGATAAAACCTGCGACTCTTCTTTCCCACCAAACCATAATTGGAGTAGTTCCAACAGCTAGGATTTTGGCAAGAAGTATATTTACAATAATAATTACTATTGAAGCTGTATTCATAGATTACCTTTATCTACCATAGTTTTAATGTGTTCTATAATTGAAGTAATAGATTCCATAGGTCTATTTTTCTTCATTTTTGAAATTACTTTTTGTTTTGTTCCTCCAAAGTTTATATATGTTCCACTTTTTTCATAAAACGATGCAGTTGGAATTGCAACATCAGATTTATTAATAGTTTCACATTTATGAGAGAAACAGCTTATTACTTTTTTATTTTCTAATAAATTTAAGTTGTTATCAAAATAATTATTGTTTAAAATAACTACTAATGATGCTTTATCAACAAATGCATTGAAATCTTTTTCATCTTCACTTATATCTAATTCTTTAAATGCAGCTCTATTTGCACTTCTATCATTTTTCTTTAAATAGTCATCACCAAAAGATTCATCAATATGTTGTGGTGAATATCCTGTTATATTAGCATTTAATACTTTTGCTAAATTTTTTGTATTTTGCATCTCTTCTAGAGAAAGACCTGGGTCTAATACAAATAAAATGTTTTTTTCTTCAGTTAATAGTTTAAATGTTTTTGTAACTGTGTTATCAAAAACAGTTTCCGTTGAATTTATTAAAGGCGTAACAAATCTATTTTCACCTTCATTTTTGTATGACAATCTTCCCTCATCACACATAAACCATCCATTAACTTCTTTATTTGCTCTTGGCTTAAATCTAAAGATTTGATCATCTTTATATTTTTCTTTTCTATGGTCTACTGTAATATTACATCCTCTTGAACAACCATTACAAATTGCATCAAAAGTTTCTAAAAACCATACTCTTTGTTTAAATCTAAAATCTTGAGATGTAAGTGCTCCAACTGGACATAAATCTACAACGTTCATCGCATATGGATTACTTAATGGACGTCCTGGGAAAATACCAATTGTAGAGTGGTCAGCTCTATTAATAACACCTAACTCATTTGTTCCTGTAATATCTGAACAAAATCTTACACATCTTGTACAAAGAACACATCTTTCTTGGTCAAGCATAACATTGCTTCCAAGTTCGATTCTTTTTCTTGCAGTAACTTTATCATCAACTTCTACTCTAGAATCATAAAAACCTGATTCCATATAGTAATCTTGCAGTTTACATTCACCTGCTTGATCACATGTAGGACAGTCAATAGGATGATTAATAAGTTCCAGTTCTAAAATATCTCTTCTAACTTTTTCGATATTTTCACCTACTGTTCTTACAATCATTCCTTCTTTAATAGGAGTATCACACGCAATTTGTGGTCTTTTTTGACCTTCGATTTCAACCATACACATTCTACAGTTTCCATCTTTTCCTAATGCTTGGTGATAGCAAAAATGAGGAATGTGTACTTCTCTGTCCAGAAGGGCATCTATTAATAGACTACCCTTTTCTGCCTCAGTTTCATTCCCATTTATTGATAGTTTAACAAGTTCACTCATATTGTGTCATCTCCTTTTTTTGACCGCTTTATTTTTTATTTACCTGTATATAATTGTCTAGGTCTTGCAATTTTTGCAGTTGGATCTTGTTTTAACTCAGACCATTGAGTAATCCATCCTACTGTTCTACCTATAACAAAGATTGGTGTAAACATCTCTACTGGAATTTTAAGAGCTGTTAAAATAACACCTGAATAGAAGTCAATATTTGGGTATAAACCTCTATCTTTAAAATAATCATCACTTAATGCTGCTTTTTCAACTGCTGCTGCTACATCTAATAATTGAGAATCAAGATTTAATTCTTCTCTTAATTTATCTTGTAAACCTTTTAATGACTCAGCTCTTGGATCTCTGTTTTTATAAACTCTATGTCCAAATCCCATAAGTCTAAATGGGTCATTTCTATCTTTAGCTTTCGCAATATAAGTTGGTACGTTTTTAACATCACCAATTAATTTTAATTGATCCATTACTTTTTCATTAGCTCCACCATGAGCAGAACCCCATAATGCAGCAATACCAGATGCAATTGATACATATGGATGTGCTTCAGTTGAACCAACAGCTCTAACTGTTGTAGTAGAAGCATTTTGTTCATGATCAGCATGTAAAGTAAAGATAGCATCTAACGCATCAACTTCTACTTGTTTGATTTCATCATTTAATCCATCTCCAAGATTTTTCATCTTACCACCTGGATAAGCTCTCATCATGTATAAGAAGTTTTCAGTGAAGTATCTATCTACATCTGGATAAATCATTGGAACACCAATTGAGTTTCTATAAGCCATCGCCGCAATTGTTGGCATTTTTGCAACAATTCTTCTTCTCATTTCTTTAAATTGGTCTTCGTCTTCTAAGTTTAAGTGCTCTTTGTAAAATGTTGATAATGCCATAACTGCCGCACCAAGTGTTGCCATTGGATGTGCATGGTCAGGAAATGCATCAAAAATTCTAATTAAACCTTCATGTACAAAAGATCTATGTCTAATCTCTAAATCAAAACCTTTTGACTCTTCAGGATTTGGTAATCTACCTCTCATTAATAAATAACAAACATCTAAGTAAGAGTGTTTACCTGCTAAATCCGCAATATCAATACCTCTGTATCTAAGTTCAGAGTTTTCTCCATCAATAAATGTGATTTTAGAATCACAAGAAGCAGTAGAAGTATAACCAGGGTCGTAAGTAAACATACCTGAATCTTTGTAGAAAGATCTGATATCTACAACATCAGGACCTCTTGTTCCACTAATAATATCGTACTCATACGATTTACCATCTCTGTTATCTGTTAACGTAAAAGTATTTTTCGCCATATTTTCTCCTTTTTTAAATTAGTTTTTGAATTGTGCTTCAAATTCATGTCTGTACTTTTGTACAATACTCTTGATGATATCTTTCACAGCCGGCGCGAATACACAAACAGTTTTACCATTCATTGTTTCACAAACATCAAGAATTGTCTCTAAGTCAGCAGTTGAACCATCTCCATTTAAAACTTTTTCGATAATTTTATCAATCCACCCTGTACCTTCTCTACAAGGTGTACATTGTCCACAAGACTCGTGGTGATAAAACTCAATTAAGTTTTTAGCAACATCAACCATAGAAACACCTTCTGGAATGATCATCATTCCTCCTGTTCCTAGTGTTGAACCAATATCCCACATAGATTCGTAATCTAAGTAAGCCTTCTCAACTTCTTCGGCGGTTAAAATAGGGCATGATGCACCACCAGGGATTACAGCTTTTAGCTTTAATCCATCTTTCATACCCCCTCCGATTTCATTGATAACATCAATCATCTTGTTTCCGTAAGGCATTTCATAAACACCTGGGTTCTTAACAGGACCACTCATCGCAAAAAGCATAGTTCCTGGAGCTTTTTCGGTTCCATATTTTGTATATGATTCATAACCATTTTGTACGATATTTGGAACAGATGCAATTGTTTCAACATTGTTTACAGTTGCTGGCATATCATAGAACCACTCACACTCT
This window harbors:
- a CDS encoding NuoM family protein: MSANILSFIIFIPAVIAFGLMITTKHVETVRNIAFLTTTVILALVLKIYIDFEPSAGMQFVTNVPWIASYGINYYIGVDGFSLTILMMIAILIPTAYLLLWEGRTKGYWINMLLVQTGVTGTLLALDVILFYFFWEVMLLPVFLMIGIYGFGEKIFTTIKVTVYTMAGSLLMFVAILYLGVAYHNEFGIWSFQYDNLTNITILTYSEKMWLFLAFLSAFAIKIPIFPLHTWIMETYKNAPTGAVFLLSSIMAKLGVYAIVRFLIPIFPEIYIEFSTWFVFIGLFGLIYFGIAALMQDDIKRMFAYSSASHLSFIAAGIFSLNAFGINGALYLIIAHAIATGALFLLVGLIHDETGYKTIKDLGGLAKGAPIFTTIFAIMLFANVGLPGTNGFVSELLIIFGIYEFNHTLGYISALTVIIGASYMLWMFQRAILQDRVGEPLKFRDLKIKEIVGLAPWVFLVFLMGIYPDVFIDKFEPTVTHYLNDILQIGATK
- the nuoL gene encoding NADH-quinone oxidoreductase subunit L, which gives rise to MIDTSLLVWIILAPLLGAILNGGIYFYHIKKKPVPQLVFSIIGTGTPLIAFLITLSLFLNMVEGGITYKQELFTWLSIDSLHITMGFLGDNLAIFMSMFVTFVGWLIHIYAIGYMTGDNGFGKFFAYFNLFLSSMLILVLADNPVILFIGWEGVGVCSYLLIAFYYNNKDNVIAGNKAFIANRVGDFGFILGIITLFFALGEVNLSFTSLEANISNASTGLLLLSGFLLFVGAMGKSAQIPLYVWLPDAMAGPTPISALIHAATMVTAGVYMVARFHFLYSGIEEIGTFIAYIGAFSALLAAVIATRQTDIKKILAYSTMSQLGYMFIAVGLGFYSSGLFHVFTHAFFKAMLFMGAGGMIIALHHEQNIFKMAQHRAQLPIIKATFFIGVLAISGVPFLSGFFSKDAILAAAFQEGQYLIWIIAMFTAFLTAFYMFRMFFILFIAPNKHLENYVYTSKTITFPLVILAMGAIGAGYLNLPTVLGGEHMVDTWLAMLNSNKIHMSHLTEWILMILSVAVASAGIFVAYKKYSEFDVFKPEEETGLIGNKFYVDELYDRIFVQFSKKVSTFIDKTLDDKIIDGFIMGTCNQFITFGKKVAALQNANVRFYATFMLVGMSCVFVYLYISLGL
- the nuoK gene encoding NADH-quinone oxidoreductase subunit NuoK; this translates as MISLTSYAFVSMILFSIGVIGVIARRNIFVIYMSIELMLNGVNLFLVTFARYHFNMDPQIITIMVISIAAAEAAIFLSVIILLYRSKKSLDTDIFTSLSQGEKA
- a CDS encoding NADH-quinone oxidoreductase subunit J, with amino-acid sequence MSNLIFIALSFLAIMGGIMMLVYKNPMYSALGLLVSILAVAGLFALLNATFLFMVQIIVYAGAIMTLILFLLMFLNIKEENLPKEPKKYFLIGIGALVMIPFNVVILKAVSNLPNADMNIKEGDFGDIKPIGLQLYNDWILSFELVSILLLVALVGSIVLAKRKKTNKENS
- a CDS encoding NADH-quinone oxidoreductase subunit I gives rise to the protein MGIKIVPRHGKSLKDRLYIPAIFGGMKTTFTHFKENLGDVSKLKTMQYPEVQPDDITDRYRGVHRLTKWEDESEKCVACYMCATACPAQCIFIEAEERFDEVAEKRPKEFKIDLLECVFCGYCVEACPCDAIRMDTGIFSFTASKREDFVLDKKHLMANERSKDFDNE
- a CDS encoding complex I subunit 1 family protein, with amino-acid sequence MNTASIVIIIVNILLAKILAVGTTPIMVWWERRVAGFIQDRTGPNRCDIGGIRLGGLIQAIADMLKLVFKEDFTPSHIKYKFLYTIAPAIVFIASFLTFAVIPFADDLVIDGQSQMMQAIPTTLGIMWFLAFAGLSVFGIILGGYSSENKYGLLGGIRASAQVISYEAAMALSIISILLTYGSIHLGDMVHAQSGVIFGFIPAWGIFMQPLAALIFIVTAFAETNRTPFDIAEGESEIVAGYHTEYSAMRFGLFQVGEYAAMSASSAIIVTLFFGGYNLPWIDTVMLKDNMNIVAIVLLVLLPIKAYFLTKWMNKNYDWLDANDKRQREKNILVKGFLGITAILMIGMVLILVAGLGENGTNIAVAIIQIGTFIAKFFMMSLVFIWIRWTLLRFRYDQLQMLGWKVLIPLSILNIVITAIFVVATGS
- a CDS encoding 2Fe-2S iron-sulfur cluster-binding protein — encoded protein: MSELVKLSINGNETEAEKGSLLIDALLDREVHIPHFCYHQALGKDGNCRMCMVEIEGQKRPQIACDTPIKEGMIVRTVGENIEKVRRDILELELINHPIDCPTCDQAGECKLQDYYMESGFYDSRVEVDDKVTARKRIELGSNVMLDQERCVLCTRCVRFCSDITGTNELGVINRADHSTIGIFPGRPLSNPYAMNVVDLCPVGALTSQDFRFKQRVWFLETFDAICNGCSRGCNITVDHRKEKYKDDQIFRFKPRANKEVNGWFMCDEGRLSYKNEGENRFVTPLINSTETVFDNTVTKTFKLLTEEKNILFVLDPGLSLEEMQNTKNLAKVLNANITGYSPQHIDESFGDDYLKKNDRSANRAAFKELDISEDEKDFNAFVDKASLVVILNNNYFDNNLNLLENKKVISCFSHKCETINKSDVAIPTASFYEKSGTYINFGGTKQKVISKMKKNRPMESITSIIEHIKTMVDKGNL
- a CDS encoding citrate synthase, with translation MAKNTFTLTDNRDGKSYEYDIISGTRGPDVVDIRSFYKDSGMFTYDPGYTSTASCDSKITFIDGENSELRYRGIDIADLAGKHSYLDVCYLLMRGRLPNPEESKGFDLEIRHRSFVHEGLIRIFDAFPDHAHPMATLGAAVMALSTFYKEHLNLEDEDQFKEMRRRIVAKMPTIAAMAYRNSIGVPMIYPDVDRYFTENFLYMMRAYPGGKMKNLGDGLNDEIKQVEVDALDAIFTLHADHEQNASTTTVRAVGSTEAHPYVSIASGIAALWGSAHGGANEKVMDQLKLIGDVKNVPTYIAKAKDRNDPFRLMGFGHRVYKNRDPRAESLKGLQDKLREELNLDSQLLDVAAAVEKAALSDDYFKDRGLYPNIDFYSGVILTALKIPVEMFTPIFVIGRTVGWITQWSELKQDPTAKIARPRQLYTGK
- the nuoF gene encoding NADH-quinone oxidoreductase subunit NuoF; amino-acid sequence: MAADIVKIVSKKFDIPDSHKLEVALKHGAYESIDKLFTMKPEDVTEEVCKSGLRGKGGGGAACGPKWKLMPPIDERPRYLICNGDESEPGTFKDRQIFQYDPHLLIEGIICSCYAIGAHESFIYIRGEYKFFIDQLNNAIDEAYEAGIIGKKVMGKYDYPIDITVHRGGGAYICGEKSALIESIEGKRGHPRLKPHGKECEWFYDMPATVNNVETIASVPNIVQNGYESYTKYGTEKAPGTMLFAMSGPVKNPGVYEMPYGNKMIDVINEIGGGMKDGLKLKAVIPGGASCPILTAEEVEKAYLDYESMWDIGSTLGTGGMMIIPEGVSMVDVAKNLIEFYHHESCGQCTPCREGTGWIDKIIEKVLNGDGSTADLETILDVCETMNGKTVCVFAPAVKDIIKSIVQKYRHEFEAQFKN